The Anolis carolinensis isolate JA03-04 chromosome 2, rAnoCar3.1.pri, whole genome shotgun sequence genome contains the following window.
CAATGCTTAGAAGATATGCATCCATTGCAGTGACTCTTACCTGGGGGCTTATTGTAGAACAGTGGAGGAGGGGCTTTAGCAGATGGTTCTTCTGATTGATTGAAATCCTCGTCTTGTGACTGGCTGAAATAACCTTCACTCGTCTGGAAGAGAAAGCCAAACTATTGTACTGGTGCAGTGCTTTGGCAGATGTCCACATCCTTGAATTCCCAATCAATTACCCTAGAGTTAATGAGCAGCTTTGGTTTTGTTCTCCTTGTCATGAACACCAATGGAGAGCAGCACAGAACAGGCCAGGTAAAAATAGGTGGTTAAAACAGGAAAGGCCATGTagattgcacaggaaaagccaACTGAGGATAGAATACTGGTAGTCGTCGGACACTTTAAATTGCCTAGCACAGTATATGTTTTTAGCAGGTGGCACCTGCCCCAACTTGCTGTTTGCCATCTCCAGGGCTCATAGTTTTGCTGCAATAATTTCCGCTGAAAGGCCAGTTTATTTTTATAATGAGGtgggaaagggaagggggtggAAAAAGAACAAGGCATTGGGtgttcctcatgataactctcccAGGTCTCCAGATAAATTGTTTCCCCAAAGACAGCTGAAATGGAAGAGGGAAGGACATGCCTCACAATTGTTATCCCAAATGCCCAGGATGTCAGTTTTAAAAAAGTCAGGAGaaggaaaatttggggggggggggggaataagatGAAAAATTGTGAGGGGGTATAACATGGGTTGGAGACTCAAGGGAGATGCCACATACCCTAAAATCACACTCCATCTGGCTGTCTTAATTCCTGCACCCAcccacacaatttaaaaataaaaagcaaatgcCACCTATTTAATGATGGCTGCTTGTTGCTGAATCTTTCAATGTTTGCTAATCCCATCCCCCTCTCTCCAATCAAATCAGAATACTCAAGCTGAGTTTCATGAGAAAAGTAAAGAAGAAGCAGGGCTGCCTAATGAAATGAGGGATGGGGCTGTGATTTCCTTTACTACCTAACTCTTATAATGACATCAGCCCTGTCCCAGGAGATCCTACATGGTGCAGTGACTGAGTGTTAGACTATggtccatctgcactgccatataaaatccaaaccatctgctttgaactggattatatagcagtatataatataatccagttcaaagcagataatctggattttatatggctgtatagatggggccaaagactcCGGAAAACAGgtttcgaatccctgctcagccatgaaactcacaGGATGACCATAGCAAGTCCCactctcttaggccccttccacacagctgaatagaatcccacactatctgctttgaagtgggatatatggcagtgtggactcagataacccagttcaaagcatatattgtgggttattctgccttgatattctgggttatatggctgtgtggaagggcccttagcctcagaggaaggctctGAActaatttgccaagaaaatcccacaatgagTTTGCAttagggttgccgtaagtcagacacaaaggcacacaacagcaacagccCTATCCCTTATCTCACTTGGCAACCCTAGGAAGGAACCTGTGGCATGTCTCAGAAATAATTTACTGGACATTCATCAGCTGTAAGGAAGCTGATCAGGACCCATCTGGACATCCAGTGGTGTTTTCCTCCCAACCATTCTCTTTGCCTTGGAGCAGAACTTAGAAACATTCTTTTacagacttcagttcccagagacTGTGGCCATGCTGTCTGGGGCATTCTGGCAGCTGCAACccaaaagtaacctttccaagctctggttcaaGGGTGCTTGCCTGCAGAGTCACCAATGCTAAGGGGCATgaagaataaaaagagagaggATGGTAGACTCTCtgtctttggaggcctttaaacagaggttggatgcctACCTCTCAAGAATACTCTAGATGTAGGTTCCTACACTGGCAgagggttggaatagatggccctTAAGGTCAAACTCTCTGATTCTAGAAGAGCCATGGATGGACATGTTAGCCAGCAGCTTTAATTgtcaggaaacaagcttgcttcaaGCATATCAATACATACCTGGAATGGAAGCTGCTACCTGGGGTATAGGGCAGCAATTTGAAGGAGAGATATGTGTGTTGCCATGTTTGCCCCAAGTAAATAGCTGTTCCTGTAGTGTAGTATATTACTCATGCCAAACCATACAATATACAGAGATATGAAAGGAAGgctttaaaaatgtaacaaagGGCACATAATTTGGACAAGTGATCTTTGACTATAGGGTTGTATGTATGACAAGACACCATTCCTGGGTGTTTGCTTTCTTTTTACAGGAGGAGAAGAGATAAGTTGTCACAGCTCCAGGGGCCAGAACATAAGGAAGGAGCAGTTGGTGACTGTGTGCCCTGACAAACAAGGCATGCTGGCCCCATATCTGCTTCTGTAATGCTAGGCAGTGTATCCTGGACTCATCCCAGCCTGGGGCCCCTTCTCACCTGTGTGCCTTCCTTTTGGGCTGTCTCCCCATTGGTGAGCAGCTGGGTTTCTTGGTGGGCCCCAGAGGCTTCCTGCAGGGCATGCTGATAGCTGAGGgtcatctgatgaagtccctcAATCGCCACAATGCTTGCTGGCTCCTCATCCTGCTCTGCATCACAGAAAGTGGCTGGGGGCTCCGGCAGGTCATTGAAGTTGAGCAGGTTGTCTTCAGGGAGGCCTGCAGAGGAGGGGGGCTCCGGAGCCCCCGGAGGGACATCCACCTCCACCAGCATGGGGGCAGGCACAGGGGGCCCGTCATGAAGATCCCACGGGGCTGGAGTGGGGGGCCCACCTTGCTGGAGCTCCCAGGCATCCGGAGGGGTGGGCTCCACAGCCGAGCTGTCATTTTGCCACAGGTCAAGGAGATTCTCTGATGGGGGAGCAGGTGGCTGCGAAAAGCCAAAGGACTCTCCAAGATCCATGGCGCCTTCACTCTGCAGAGGTAGCGGGGCAGCTGGGAAGAGAGGCTCCTCTTTGGGTTCTGGGAACACCAGGTCTTCAGTGGGGCCAGTCTCATCTGGCTGTGGCTTCGTCCAGTCCTCCCCCTGCCAGGCCGACACTGCTGGGAGCTCTTCTGCTTTCTCTGCTGGCTGCTCCACACTGGGGGGGACCCAGGTCACAGCAGGGTCCGCTGCTGCCTCCTCACTGCTTGGGCTGGAGGAGTCTGAAACaggcaggaaggaaagaggaagcacTGAGTGGACAAGAGTGTGTGAAGAGAAGAGGCAGGCAGTTTGTGCATCTCACGGAGGCCTCTGGAGACACAGATGCAGGACAGCCTTTCAAATTCCCCTCCCAAAAATGCCGGGAGAGAAGGGCACTTACCTTTCAATGCCCCCTGCTGCGTTACCTCATCGAGGGCACGCTCAATCTGCTCTCCAACAGGCGTTGAGGCTGTACTGGAGTCACAAGGGCTACTGCCAGATACCTTTCTGTGTGTTTCCGTCTGGCTGCCTGTGAATGAGCCATACAGGCACTCAAGAGGGGGCTGGCAGGCCAAGTGTCAACAAATTCCAGAGCCACAGGGCCTGCCAACTATACAGAAAACTGATGTGACAGCTTGGTTTGGAAAACAAGAGATTAATATCCGTTTTACCAGCTCATCAAAATAATCCCCATTGACTATCGGCGTACCCCATCCTTGCCTTAGTAGCCCCCTCTTGAAAACTGTACTACAAAGGCTACTTCCTATAGCTTACATCAACCAACATGCTGGAACTGAAGCAGTGAGGAGAAATAGCTtccttgtttttttatgtttggGTGCATGTATGTAGACGCAGCTCTGGTACTGTTAAATCCACTAGAGACCAACAGTCCAAGAAGGGGAATGTAATGCTACATTGTCATTGTCTCCTGTCTCAAATGACACTTTCAATTGAGTTGGGCAGCCAACCTCTCTCAGCGTAATTTGAAAACTATTCCGTGTGCCATTACCACAAACCTATCCCTTGCTCAGCATCCTGCTAAGAAGGGAGGCAGAAGGAGTGTGGTACAGAAGAGCTGGGTGAGACAGCAGGGTGGCAGGAGAAGTGAACAAAAATTTGAATGGGGTCACTCACTTTGGGCTTTGGCTCCACCTACATTCATTGTCTGCCTCCTTCATAAAGATTTCTCCAAAAGGCAATTCTGTCCTCAACACTGAAAATGTATTGTATGAGTTAAGTATGGACTACCCACTCCTTTGAAAAATAACAGGATATATCCGGTCCTCCTCCTTTTACTACCTTTGAAAGCACAACCTGTAGAAAATGTTGACATAGGGTAAAGTGCTCACAGTTCATTTTTGCCCCAGACCCACACATTCCCATGTCCATAGTTTGCAGTATTTCCTATACCTTGACTCCCCTGCTACCAAAATCTAAGGGCCCTACCATGTTACATAAtgatagcactgtgattccagcttaactgccatagcaagctcctatggaatcttgggatttgcagtttagagagggaTATTTAGAACTATCATCCAGAAAAATTGCTCTGATGCCACAtgcaactacaaatcctaggatgacACAGGTTGTTGTCATGGGAGTGAACATGGGATTATGGTATATAATCATGTAGTGTGAAAGGTGCCCAGGTCAAGGGCATTCCCCAACCTGTCAAATGTTGGGCACTGGTCCATCAGAAGCATGGTCCTGGCAGGCTAGTGCACAGAAATGTCATTCAGTATTGTTTTCAGAGACTCAGGTTTCCAGCTGCCCACCCATTCTCACACCCCACCCGGCTGCCTCTATAGCATTATGCAAACAATACTCTAGGAGTCATAGCCAGCCTATGCCTTTCTGTGTGTCATAAAAACACAAGCCTGTGAAGCAGTGCTTAGCTTGCAAGGCATAGATTCTGACATGGAACCATTCCTGGTGCAGCCCACTTGCcaagaggatttttaaaaatctggttcATTTTGGGCAGGGTAAGGGGGCACGTGGGGAGAAATGCCTTTTTATATGCAAAGCCAGCCATCCTGAGGACTGTAGTTGTGCAGAGGGATACTACAAGCCAGCCCATCATCATGCAGCAAGACAGAAAAATGTGCAGAACAGAGCAGCCAAGGCCTGGGTCTTCCTTGGTCCAGTCTGTGGGGCCAGCTTCTTGGACCACCATTGGTTCTAGTATGTCCTTTGCAAAAGTGCCTGCAGGGTTAGATTGGGCAGGTGGGACATGGCCAAAAGAAAGACCTGAAGTGGGGCATGGCCCTTGAAGCAGCTACCTCCCCAAACCATCTCCCCAAGCTCAGCCTGGGCCTGGCTACCTAcatgggaagaaggaggagaggtTTGGTGTGCGGTGGCAAGTAATATAAGGGAAGGGAGTCCgtggaggggaggaagaggaggaggaggaggaaggcagccCACTGTCAGGTGTCTTTATGTAAGGACAGTGCTGACGACCTGCtgagagaaagacagacagacggacGGAGACAGAGAAAGCAGAAGAGAATGGTCAGTCTCCCCTCCAGCTGCCCACTCCATCACCCGCCCGCCCCAGTCATGCCACTGGGCACACAGTGCCCATTTCAAGGGCTGGAGAGgcagggaaagaaagtgagggAAGAATGCAAGGCAGGTTCCTTAAGGAgacaaggagaagaggaggagatggccagtggccacatgggATAATCTAGAAAGTAAAGGCAGTGCTTGGGGAATGTAAGGGTCAGGGCAGAGCACTACAGGGGGATTGGGCAGCAAAAGGAAGGCCAAGGAGCTAGAGATCATTGAGGGAAAAGTGTAGGCAAAGAAGCAGGAGGCAAAAGTGGAGGTGCTGGGAAACAAGCTCATGCCAATGCACATTCTGCAATAACGGAAAGTCTGATCCCCCTTCCCGTCCCAAGAGGCAACTCAAACTACAATACAGAGGACCAAAGCACAAGGGGCTCAAGACAGAAAGGTTCTTGGTTCTTCCTAGGCAGCAACAATAGTGGCAGTGTAATCCTTTATAGTGATCAGCCCAAAGATGGAACCAGAAAAAGTCACAGGAGGGGAAATGCAAGGAGCTCTGCAACAGTGGAGTACAGGGTGTGTcgcccttatctggaaatctgaaatccaagaTACTTCAAATACTGGAACTTTTGACACTAGTTGCACAAATTGCCCTTTGGGGAAACAGGGATAGCCGCACATCCAGTGGCTGATTTCTCTCTCTCAAGGAGCttgatgggaaaaagaaaaagggaggaagaggGGAAGGACTTCACTTACACAAGgcccctgttcaaagcagatatcccaGGCACTTCCACGCTCAGCTTCTGCCAGCCAATGGCGGCACACAGGAGGGCAACCACTTTGGAAATGGCTACAAGGGTGAAGGCACAGTGACCCCACTGGCTGTCACCTGGATCCAGCccagagaaaatgaaaaagattcaTGAGGCGCGGGGAAAATCCCCCTCCCCTCTTCTCAACTACGGGTTTGCAACCTGATGAAAGCTGGGGAAGTGTCTGGGACCTCTACATAAGTCCCAGAGGTCTGGGACCTCCCAtgtttccctttctcttctctccaTCAAGGATCCCTGAAGAAAAACTCAAGAGGCCATTGGATGTGTAACCATCCCCCTTTCCCCCATTCCTCATTCACTATGTACATGCAAATACAggtctttcaaaataaaaaacatcTGAAATCTCAAAAACATTTGGTCTCAAGCATTAAGTGAATCTCAACCTGTACTCGCTGGGACTGCCATAAACTACCAACAATGCCCCCCTTTCCCCTGAGTTTTTGTAGAATCTACTGCAAGGCGATGGGGAAGTTTCCTCCACCGCTGCCTTTGCCCTTTCCTTCCAATACATCTCATAGGAAGCCTTTCAGAGGTGGTCACAGACCCATTTGACAATCAAGATTTTCATTCAAACAGTATATCTGAGTTTTATTTAACCAAAGCTAATTTCTACCATTCTTTTTGTGTATTGATATACATGCAAGCATATGCACCCATCCAcatggaacacacacacacacacacacacacacacacacatgcacacatatcccAAGATGACTCGGGTCAGCTCCAGCCGAAACATTCCCCCAGCAGCACTGTCCACTTGTAGAAGTAGACTTGCTATTAGGATATTTCCTTACCAAGGCTGGCCTTAGCACCAGGGTTTTTCCTACCAACTCACATACCAGTCCACATACTGGGATGTTAACAGAGAGCAAAAAGATGGCTACTTGGTCTGTAGTCATCATGGGAAACATTCTACTTGGAAAGCCAAATGGACCCAGCCATAGAATCCAGGCATCGTGAAGCAAGGTTTGAAAGTGACTGAGTCTCCAGCCTGGTTATGCCATGAGTGGAACATTTTCTCAATCAATTACATAATAACATGGTCTTCTACTATCACCCTAAATTCTCAAATGATGTGATCTATTATTGTATGTTACTACTAGATGGTTGTTACAATTACTTTTAAAGAGTTAAGAATATGTGTCTAAGATTGCTTCCCTATCTGTCTCACAATCCTTTGCCCATCATGTGTGTGTTTCAGTTTTAGGCTTAAGGGCAGAGACAGTCCATTGCTCTTCTTAAACTGTCTTGGAGACTTTTGTAAAAATTACGGGTGGTTaacaaaccattaaaataaagaatagatactaaagaaaaaataaaggtgGAAATCTTTCTCATATCTACTTTATTAACTTTGCAGTTCAGGCATCTAACCCATTTTCAACAGTAGTAGCACCTCAGATTCCAGGAGGGAAGAAATGTAATCGTTGTTAAAGAGAAAGCCGGGACAATCTGTCCTATACATATCTCACTCTGAACTTATACATTTTCACAGGTAGTTTTAAATTTAAACATGTGAGTAGAATTTCCGTCATACATCAAAACTGACAAAAGTCTTGCTACTTTTGGGCATTCAGTGATACTAATTTCCAAAACCAATACACGAATAACCAAAACAGACTTATGAAATATTCTTGCCCAATCACATCCTGTGAATGAGTTCTAAATTTTGGTTAAATGCTAAATAAAagcactcctttttgctgttgCTTGTTACGCAATTGCCCCCTTGTGAATTTCACTTTATGCTCATAAGACACAACAGTAGAAGATTTCGTCTTATTTTCCCCATTCAGTGTCTTGACTTTTGATTTTTGTATCTTTGTTGCCTCATATTATCCCCATTTGTTCTGTCTATGTTATCTTAGTAGCAAAGTTTCCCAAAAAATCTAGTCATTCTCAATAGCATGCCCACTCAACCTGCCCTCCATCTTAATTTGAAATTCTATTTTGGTTTAATATTTCATTATGCTTTTAATTGTCTGCACCTTATACAGTCAAATTTGTTaggagccaccttgagtcccagttttggaAGACGGAAGAGACATAAGCCACATAACGCATTACAGCACAACCCCCCTATCCATTGGGAATATGTTCCAAGACCCTCTGTGAATACCTGAATCCATTGGTAataacaagtattatatttttagTATATCTGGGTCAAAAGCACACCATAACATTTCACTAAAGGACTTAAATacacccacaaacacttctggggcCGGGGGGGATTTTTTTTGGAGTGTGGGCAAGTCAATGTGTAGATATTGGATCCGTGGAcaagggggttgtactgtatttacaattagTCCCTAAAGCCTCCCCGCTCTTTCATTTACAATAGCACCTCTTGTGCTCCTCATCCTTTCCTCAACATGAGCCGAGAGGTATTCCCTACCTGTTCTGTTGAAGGACGGGAGAGTCTCTGAACCGGCCGAGGCCACTCGCTCTTGCTGCCTGAAGAACTCGCGAGGGTTCTCGGGCCGCTGAGCAATGATGGCAGCTGCCTCCTGCCAGGATGGGAGGGGAAGAGGCGAGAGAGAGGGGTCAAGTGCAGCCCAGCAACTTGAGATGCACAACCCACCCCTCACCCACAACTTGGTCATAAAAGCAACCAGAATTCCTCTTCCCACAGCAGCAGCCCACCCTCTGCTCCATGCAGCTGCAAAAGCAACAGTGACAGGATATGGTACATACTACACACACAACAGTGTGCCCCTTGCCTCATGCCCACATATGGCACACCCCATCCCCAGCAGTAATGGCACACGGTAACACAAAATAGAGACAGCACTACAAACTGGCTTCTGACAAAAATGAATACATCAAAAAGGAGAACAGACAAACACAATGGAGACACTTCCTTGCTTGCCAGGGATAAAACTGATGCCCAGACCTGAGTAGGCTTAAACTTCCACTTGTCAACATCATCACACTCCAACTTCTCAACAGGACAACAGTCATAAAACTGAAGCTTCTTTGGCCCTTGTTCCCACCCTGAAACTCTGCACACAATGCAACAAAATCCTCATGCAGCAATAGCCCTGTGGGATGTCGTGGCACTCTGCTGGCCCTACACAATGCATGCTGTGCCCCGGGGCCGCACTCACCTCCACCTCTGACTCAGACTTTTTGGGCTGCTGCCTGTCTTCCTCGTCCTCTTGCTCCCCCTAGGGAGAGAGGTCAGCGTCAGCCCCAGGGCACCTCAACCACACTGGAAGGCCCTAGTTTTCTTTTCCCTGACCTAACGCAAAGCCTGAGCGAAAGAGATCTCTCAGGGTGCCAGGGGCTTGCTCTGGCTGCAGAGTCCATACCCAGTGTCACCAGCCAGGTTTGGTGCTGAACTCCTCCCTCCCTCAATACCCCAGGGAAGCCAGTTTCCCACTGGGCCTCCCTCCCCGGCTCCTGAAGCAGGACTTACAAAGATGGATTGCTCAGTCAACCGCTGTTTGGCTTCCTCGGCTTCCAGGTTCTGCTGCTTTCGCCTAAACAGAAGAGAAAAAACAGATTTCAGATGTCCTGATGTTAACTTCAGGGAGACTGGACAGGCCTGCAGGCTGGCTTAATTCcataatatttcatttattacCCCTCCTCTTGCCTCCTACTTTAATGTAATATCCTTATCCATCCAAAATCCCCATGtctagcttttttttaaaaaatgttgttttgtgcatttaattcatttctgacttatggcagctcTAATGCAAATCTAACATGGGTTTCTCAACAAGATGTGTTCAAAGTTGTGGTTTGactttaaaacacatacacacagacctCACATAGCTTTTCTAAAGGGAAAATTGGCTTCTTTCACAATTCACCAAAATTAGCGGGAAATTTTGTGAGCATGTggccatttaatgccaagaaattTTAACTGAGCAGTTAATTACCCAAACATTGAAGTTTTAAGATGTTACCCAAAGAGAATTTCAAATGAAAGTTTTAGTGGCTGCTCCCCCTGCTCCCAAATAAACATAAAGATATGACAAAGAGATATTCTGTCAGATATCCAGTCTATTTTGTCACCACACCAGTAAACCTTCCAGTGACCCCAAAATTAAACAATACTAAACAAAAGCAATCCACATTCAATCTCTAGACACTATCACTTCTGCAGCAGTGAGAGGGCTGGGGTGATACAGTGGTTTCGAGTTTTGAACTAGCACTCTGGAGAACAGGGGCTTATCCACACCTGCCAGGTTAGCCCAATGTAAATTGGCTCCAGAGCTGTCCATGCTGAATCTGAGGTCATTGTCCAGGTGGGCCAGGATGGCATTGGCCCAGTGTGCTATTTCCTTCTCTGTGTCACTGCTGCCACCTCTGCTCCTAACTAGCTCCAGAGCTCCAGTGAAGCACCTGGCTGCTGAAGTTGCATCTGCAGGTGACAGGACAGGGCACCAGCAAGAAGAAACTAGTTGACTAGCAAGAAGGAAGGGGTCATTGACATCACAAATACAACAAGTGGTGGCCATGTGTTCAGAAGGAACTCTGTGGCTGGCTAGGAGTGGTGGTGGTGGCAACACGAGCACAAGCCACCCTCTTTCTCTGCACTGATCAGTATTCATTTGGCCAGAGAACAGAACAAAATCAGGCCTGATATAACTGTTTAGACTGCTGCAAAACCCTGGGTTACTccagagtttcaagcaaactGGATGATTCCTCAATCTTTGCCCAAACTGGAGCAAATTTGGTTTAAAGCCCAAACCCTCAGGATATTCACCAGAAACTGATGTGCGTTGTTAAGACTATCTGCAGTCCATTCTCAGTGAGTATGGGGGTTTTGGCCTGTGTAAACAAAtcccaaggtttgaatccccactcagtcatggaaacccactgtgtgactgTGGGCAAAACATACTCTCTCTTGTTCAATGACAAAGCCtctttgaacaaatattgccaagaaaggcAATTATAAATTCTTTTTAGGATTTCCATAAGCTGGAAAAGACTTGTAGGcacacttgaaggcacataaaataAACTTCACTTGGTCAGAAGACAAGTTGCACCAAACCACAGGGAGATGGTATGATGTGTTGTTGTATTTTTCAATCTTGCTAGAAAGAAACCCTTTTTAAATCGCCTCCATTACTGGGTTGCCCCTCTACACCTGACACACTTCTCTGTGTTGCAAAGAATTCTACATAGGGTTCTTGACCAAGCGGGATCATGCTTCAGGCCTGGCATGCCtacttattatttttttcctatgAAGCCTTCCACTAAGAAAGAAGGTGCCTCTGAGCATATCCTTGGCTCTCCTAATTAGGGCTGTGATGCTTCACTGTCATTCCATGAGTAATAGTTCTCATCCTTTTGGTGTTTTACacatcagttcccagaattcctgaccattcgcCATATTAGCTGGGACTTTTGGgagcttgaagtccaaaacatctggagggccaaagaatAACAACTGCTCTAAGGTACACACACCTGTGGTGACACAGCACAAGTAGCAGTCATGAATATTGGACATGATGCCTTTCAAAGGAGATGGTCTGACATTACTAGTCTTCATGAGCTTCCAGAGAAGCCACAAACCAGAATAAGTCTCCAAGGGACTCTGAAAATCACAGCAAGACAATGGCAATGTATGTGAGAGGTTCAGTTTTCAGTTAGCCATGGATCTCATTGGGTGACCCCAGGCAATCATTGTTTTTCATATTAACCTGTGTCACAGAGGCATTGGGAGGATGAACTCCTTTGAGTATATTTTTGTTACCCGTGAAATAAATGTGTAAAAATAGTCTAATCTcattaaattttcaaaaaaaaaacatggctcaCACCAAATCTTCATGTTAGCCCTGAGTTAAAGCAGGCTCTCACTAACACTGAGCAAGTAATTTAATAACAGTACTAATTTGGTAGTAACTGGGATGTGCttagaaatccagacaggaagtgTCTGTGAGATAGAGCAGTGTGTTCTGCCAATGAGGAAACATATGAAAATCAGAATCTTGTGTTACCAAATAGTATCTTGTGATGGCTCTGACAAGAGAGAAAGGCAAATCATTCTTGATACAAGGAGCTGGGGAAATTTTTTGTTGAAAGAAAATATTCTGCTATCTATTCATGAATGGGAAAATACTGAaacctcctacactgccatataatccagattatctgcttttgaactggattatatgagtctaacctgcaatattatccagttcaaagaagataatctggattttatatggcagtgtagaaggggcctcagctgcTAAAAACATTTCAAACCCAACATGTGACACTATCAGAAAGTAATGGATTATTATATCTATAGCTGCCACTGTCTGGCAAGAATACCTGACTTTTTCCTTTGTTCTCTTTCAATTAATCCCCGGCTACTTCCCCCCACTGCTGCTTGCCTGTGTTCCTCAATCTGCTCTTCACGCTCTCGATAGCGCTTCTCACGCTCCTCCTGCTCCTGCCTCTCTTGCTCCATGCGCTCTTGCTCAAAACGCAGCCGCTCATCCAAggccttcttcctctcctcctctttgcGCAGCTCCTCTTCTTTCTATAGAAGGACAGAAGGACATTAGAGGCCAACGCTTCATTAAAATCATGCTACTGCATTGCAAGGCTGATCAGTTGTGTAAACAAAAAAGTGGTCGGGAAACAGGCTGGCCAGCACAGAAGTCACCTACCTTGGCCTGTTCCCAAAACTGCTCTCGGTTGAGTCGCTTCATCTCCACAGCCGCATCAGTCTTCTGATAGGTGGTGCCCTGGGATTACAAAAGCAAGTCAGAGGAGGGATATGTGTCTGTTGTATGCATACAATATACACCTGTATTTCAAGCAGGGAAAGTGTGCAAACACAGTCTGTAAAGGCAACTGCCTGGTTTTCACCAGCAGTGCTCTGGCTTTAACAACTTCTCCTGGAGGGTTTGCAGTTCAGTTGGGTAACCACACCATGTGCACTGTCGATCCTCTTTAAGATTG
Protein-coding sequences here:
- the dbn1 gene encoding drebrin isoform X4, encoding MAGISFSANRLELLASYQEVIGEDSPTDWALYTYEDDSDNLKLAASGTGGLQELSSHFVIQKVMYGFCSVKDPQATLPKYVLVNWVGEDVADARKCACASHVPKVAEFFQGVDVIVNASSVEDIDPGAIGQRLSNGLARIASPVLHRLRLREDENSQPVGTTYQKTDAAVEMKRLNREQFWEQAKKEEELRKEEERKKALDERLRFEQERMEQERQEQEEREKRYREREEQIEEHRRKQQNLEAEEAKQRLTEQSIFEAAAIIAQRPENPREFFRQQERVASAGSETLPSFNRTGRQHCPYIKTPDSGLPSSSSSSSSPPRTPFPYITCHRTPNLSSFFPCSQTETHRKVSGSSPCDSSTASTPVGEQIERALDEVTQQGALKDSSSPSSEEAAADPAVTWVPPSVEQPAEKAEELPAVSAWQGEDWTKPQPDETGPTEDLVFPEPKEEPLFPAAPLPLQSEGAMDLGESFGFSQPPAPPSENLLDLWQNDSSAVEPTPPDAWELQQGGPPTPAPWDLHDGPPVPAPMLVEVDVPPGAPEPPSSAGLPEDNLLNFNDLPEPPATFCDAEQDEEPASIVAIEGLHQMTLSYQHALQEASGAHQETQLLTNGETAQKEGTQTSEGYFSQSQDEDFNQSEEPSAKAPPPLFYNKPPEIDITCWDADPVPDDEESFGGSV
- the dbn1 gene encoding drebrin isoform X1, with the protein product MAGISFSANRLELLASYQEVIGEDSPTDWALYTYEDDSDNLKLAASGTGGLQELSSHFVIQKVMYGFCSVKDPQATLPKYVLVNWVGEDVADARKCACASHVPKVAEFFQGVDVIVNASSVEDIDPGAIGQRLSNGLARIASPVLHRLRLREDENSQPVGTTYQKTDAAVEMKRLNREQFWEQAKKEEELRKEEERKKALDERLRFEQERMEQERQEQEEREKRYREREEQIEEHRRKQQNLEAEEAKQRLTEQSIFGEQEDEEDRQQPKKSESEVEEAAAIIAQRPENPREFFRQQERVASAGSETLPSFNRTAGRQHCPYIKTPDSGLPSSSSSSSSPPRTPFPYITCHRTPNLSSFFPCSQTETHRKVSGSSPCDSSTASTPVGEQIERALDEVTQQGALKDSSSPSSEEAAADPAVTWVPPSVEQPAEKAEELPAVSAWQGEDWTKPQPDETGPTEDLVFPEPKEEPLFPAAPLPLQSEGAMDLGESFGFSQPPAPPSENLLDLWQNDSSAVEPTPPDAWELQQGGPPTPAPWDLHDGPPVPAPMLVEVDVPPGAPEPPSSAGLPEDNLLNFNDLPEPPATFCDAEQDEEPASIVAIEGLHQMTLSYQHALQEASGAHQETQLLTNGETAQKEGTQTSEGYFSQSQDEDFNQSEEPSAKAPPPLFYNKPPEIDITCWDADPVPDDEESFGGSV
- the dbn1 gene encoding drebrin isoform X2; protein product: MAGISFSANRLELLASYQEVIGEDSPTDWALYTYEDDSDNLKLAASGTGGLQELSSHFVIQKVMYGFCSVKDPQATLPKYVLVNWVGEDVADARKCACASHVPKVAEFFQGVDVIVNASSVEDIDPGAIGQRLSNGLARIASPVLHRLRLREDENSQPVGTTYQKTDAAVEMKRLNREQFWEQAKKEEELRKEEERKKALDERLRFEQERMEQERQEQEEREKRYREREEQIEEHRRKQQNLEAEEAKQRLTEQSIFGEQEDEEDRQQPKKSESEVEEAAAIIAQRPENPREFFRQQERVASAGSETLPSFNRTGRQHCPYIKTPDSGLPSSSSSSSSPPRTPFPYITCHRTPNLSSFFPCSQTETHRKVSGSSPCDSSTASTPVGEQIERALDEVTQQGALKDSSSPSSEEAAADPAVTWVPPSVEQPAEKAEELPAVSAWQGEDWTKPQPDETGPTEDLVFPEPKEEPLFPAAPLPLQSEGAMDLGESFGFSQPPAPPSENLLDLWQNDSSAVEPTPPDAWELQQGGPPTPAPWDLHDGPPVPAPMLVEVDVPPGAPEPPSSAGLPEDNLLNFNDLPEPPATFCDAEQDEEPASIVAIEGLHQMTLSYQHALQEASGAHQETQLLTNGETAQKEGTQTSEGYFSQSQDEDFNQSEEPSAKAPPPLFYNKPPEIDITCWDADPVPDDEESFGGSV